DNA sequence from the Leptospirillum ferrooxidans C2-3 genome:
CGGCGGTCCTGAGCCAGGTGTCGGATGTGCCGGTCGCGGTGTGATCACCTCGATCAACTTCCTCGAAGAGAATGGTGCCTACGAAGGTGTCGACTATGTCTCTTACGACGTTCTCGGTGATGTCGTCTGCGGCGGATTCGCCATGCCGATCCGGGAAAACAAGGCCCAGGAAATCTATATCGTTACCTCCGGCGAAATGATGGCCATGTACGCTGCCAACAACATCGCCAAGGGTATCTTGAAATATGCCAACTCCGGCGGCGTGCGTCTCGGCGGACTCGTCTGCAACGAACGCCAGACCGATCGCGAATACGAACTGATCGAAGCACTCGCAAAACGCCTTAACACCCAGCTGATCCATTTCGTTCCCAGAAACAACATTGTCCAGCACGCTGAGCTTCGCCGCATGACCGTTCTCGAGTTCGCACCGGAATCCAGCCAGGCCGAAGAATATCGTCAGCTTGCCAAAAAGATCGATGCCAATGCAGGAAAGGGAACAATCCCGACACCTATCACCATGGACGATCTTGAAGAACTGCTGATGGATTTCGGCATCATGAAGACCGTCGACGAATCCCTGATCGGCAAAAAAGTCGATGAGGTTGCCATCGCCTGATTCTCGCTCTTTTCAATCATGAAGGGGGAGCTGCTCCCCCTTCTATCTTCCTTCTGTCCCACCTTATGCAGGGAAATGTCCCTGAATCGCCATCCGATCGGAGGGTTCCATGAGCAACAACATTGAAGAAGCCAAAAAAATTATTGAGGAGGTCCTGAGCGTCTACCCCGAAAAAACCCGGAAAAAACGCGAAAAGCACCTGAATGTCTTCGAAGAGGGAAAGCCGGATTGCGGAGTCAAGTCCAACATCAAGACCGTCCCTGGCGTGATGACCATTCGCGGATGCGCCTATGCCGGATCCAAGGGAGTGGTCTGGGGCCCCATCAAGGACATGATTCACATCAGCCACGGTCCCGTGGGTTGCGGGCAATATTCCTGGGCCGCGCGCAGAAACTACTACATCGGCACAACAGGCGTCGACTCCTTTGTCACCATGCAGTTCACCTCCGACTTCCAGGAGAAGGATATCGTCTTCGGTGGAGACAAGAAGCTCGAGAAAATCATCGACGAGATCGAAGTCCTGTTTCCCCTGAACAACGGAATCACCATCCAGTCGGAATGCCCGATCGGTCTCATTGGAGACGACATCGAGGCGGTCTCGAAGAAAAAGAGCAAGGAACACAACGGAAAGACCATCGTGCCGGTCCGCTGCGAAGGATTTCGGGGAGTCAGCCAGTCACTCGGACACCATATCGCCAACGATACGATCCGCGACTGGGTTTTTGACAAAAAAACAGGCAAGCCCATCGAGACAACTCCCTACGATGTGGCCATCATCGGCGATTACAACATCGGCGGAGATGCCTGGTCTTCCAGGATCCTCCTCGAAGAAATGGGGCTCAGGGTCGTTGCCCAATGGTCTGGAGACGGTTCGATCGAGGAGCTCATCAATACCCCGAAGGTCAAGCTGAACGTTCTCCATTGCTATCGCTCCATGAACTACATCTCCCGTCACATGGAAGAGAAGTACGGGATTCCATGGGTGGAATACAACTTCTTCGGACCTTCGAAGATCGCCGAATCCCTCAGGAAGATCGCCGCTTTCTTCGATGACACCATCAAGGAAAATGCGGAAAAGGTCATCGCCAAATATGAAGCCCTGACCAAGGCCACCATCGAAAAATACAAGCCACGGCTTGCAGACAAGACGGTCATGCTGTTCGTCGGCGGACTCAGGCCACGACACGTGATCGGCGCCTATGAAGATCTCGGCATGAATGTCATCGGAACCGGCTATGAGTTCGGCCATAACGACGACTACCAGCGCACCACTCACTACGTCAAGGACGGAACCATCATCTACGACGATGTTACGGGATACGAGTTCGAGAAGTTCGTCGAGGCCCTCAAGCCTGACCTCGTAGCTTCCGGAATCAAGGAAAAATATGTTTTCCAGAAGATGGGATATCCATTCCGTCAGATGCACTCCTGGGATTATTCCGGCCCCTATCACGGGTACGACGGTTTTACGATCTTTGCCCGGGACATGGACATGGCAATCAACAATCCAGTCTGGCAAATGGCAAAGGCCCCCTTTTGAGGCAATGCCAACAACCAGTCCGGTCGGGCAGGCTTGCCGCCCGTTTCATGTGAGGAACAGACAATGAGCCAGAATCCAAAACACGTTCTAGATCACTTCAATCTTTTCCGGGAACCGGAATATGTGGAGATGTTCGAGAACAAGAAAAAGAACTTTGAAAATCCCCATCCGGAGGATGAGGTCTCTCGCATCATCGAGTGGACCAAAACCGAGGAATACAAGGAACTGAACTTCAACAGGGATTCCCTGACGGTCAATCCGGCCAAGGCCTGTCAACCCCTGGGAGCCGTCTTTCTGGCTCTCGGGTTTGAAAATACGCTTCCGTTCGTCCATGGATCCCAGGGCTGCGTGGCTTATTACAGAAGTCATCTCTCCCGTCATTTCAAGGAACCGACCTCCTGCGTCTCCTCTTCCATGACGGAAGATGCTGCCGTCTTCGGTGGTCTCAACAACATGATCGATGGACTGGCCAACGCCTACGCCATGTACAAGCCCAAGATGATCGCCGTCTCGACGACCTGCATGGCCGAGGTCATCGGCGACGATCTCAACGCCTTCATCAAGACCTCGAAGGAAAAGGGTTCCGTACCGGAAGAATATGATGTCCCGTTCGCTCATACGCCTGCGTTTGTCGGTTCCCACATCACCGGCTACGACAATGCCCTGAAAGGAATCATGGAGCATTTCTGGGCCAAGAAAGAACGTACCGAAAACGAGACGATCAACATCGTCATGGGATTTGATGGCTACGCCGTCGGCAACATCCGGGAGCTGAAAAGGGTTTTGAAGGAGATGGGCATCAAGGCCATCATTCTCTCCGACACAAGCGACGTCTTCGACACCCCGACAGACGGAACCTTCCGGATGTACATGGGCGGTACGACCCTTGAAGAGGCCAAGGAAGCCCTGCATTCGAAGGCGACCGTCTCTTTCCAGGAGTTCAACACTCCCAAATCGCTCGAATATGCCCAGAGTCTCGGGCAGAAGACGATGGCGTTCCAGTACCCCATCGGAGTCCGGGCAACCGATCGCTGGCTGATGGCGCTCTCCGAGCTGACCGGAAAGGAAATTCCGGAGTCCATCAAGCTTGAAAGAGGACGATTGGTCGATGCCGTGGCCGATTCCACCTCACATATCCACGGAAAGAAGTTTGCCCTTTACGGCGATCCCGACCAGATGCTGGGTCTATCCGAGTTTCTTATGGAGCTCGGTGCCGAACCGGTGCATGTCCTGGCCACAAACGGCGGCAAGGATTGGGAAGAAAAGATGAACGCCCTTTTCGCCACCTCCCCATTCGGAGCCGGATGCCATGCGTACCCGGGCCGTGATCTCTGGCACATGAGAAGCCTTCTCTTTACCGAACCGGTGGACTTCCTGATCGGAAACACCTACGGGAAATACCTTGAAAGAGACACAGGAACGCCGTTGCTCCGGATCGGATTCCCGATCTTCGACCGTCACCATCACCACCGCTACCCGACAGTCGGCTACCAGGGGGCGATGAACGTCCTCGTGAAGATCCTCGACAAGATCTTCGACGAAATCGACAAGAACACCAATGTTCCCAGCAAGACGGACTACAGCTACGACATCATTCGGTAACACGGGAAACACTTGCATCGGATGCCGGGGAGAAAAGAAATCTCTCCCCGGATTTTGGGAGAACACCATGCTAAACCAAAAGGTTCAGGAAGTTTTTGAAGAACCGGCCTGCGGTCACAACAAGGCCAAATCGGAAAAAGATCGTAAAAAGGGTTGCACGAAAGTGGCAACACCAGGAGCAGCAGCTGGCGGATGCGCATTTGACGGCGCCAAGATTGCCCTCCAGCCCATCGTCGATGCCGCCCACCTGGTTCATGGCCCGATCGCCTGCGAGGGGAACTCCTGGGACAACCGCTCTGCGCTGTCCTCCGGATCCAGACTGTATCGCACAGGCTTTACGACGGACATGAACGAGATGGACGTCATCTATGGCGGAGAAAAACACCTTTTCAAGGCCATCCGCCAAATCATCGAACGCTTTGATCCCCCGGCGGTCTTTCTGTACCAGACATGCGTTCCCGCCATTATCGGCGACGATATCGAGGCCGTGGCAAAGGCCGCGACTGAAAAATTCGGAAAGCCGGTCATTCCGGTCAACGCTCCCGGTTTCGTCGGCGGGAAAAATCTCGGGAACAAGCTGGCGGGAGAAGCTCTCCTGGACTATGTCATCGGAACCATGGAGCCGGAGACAACAACGCCGACCGATCTCAACATCATCGGAGAATACAACCTCTCGGGAGAGCTCTGGCAGGTCAGTCCCCTTCTCGACCGACTCGGGATCCGGGTATCGGCCTGCATCAGCGGAGACGCACGCTACCGGGAGGTCGCCTCTTCCCACAGGGCAAGGGCCGCCATGCTGGTTTGCAGCAAGGCCATGATCAACATCGCGAGCAAGATGGAAGAGCGCTACCAGATTCCATGGTTCGAGGGTTCGTTCTACGGGATCTCCGACATGAGCACATCGCTTCGAAACATTTCCCGTCTGCTGGTCGACAGGGGGGCTCCTTCGGATCTCATCGAACGCACGGAAGACCTGATCGTGTCGGAAGAGAAGGAAGCATGGGCGGCGATTGAACGTTTCCGGCCAGGTCTCGAAGGCAAACGGGCGCTCCTGATCACCGGCGGAGTCAAAAGCTGGTCGGTGGTATCGGCCCTGATGGAAGCGGGTCTTGTGGTGGTGGGTACGAGCGTCAAAAAGTCCACGAAAGAGGACAAGGAGCGCATTACCGAGCTCATGGGCGAAGATGCGCACATGATCGACACCATGACCCCGAGAGAGATGTACCGGATGCTGAAGGATGCTGAAGCGGACATCCTCATGGCCGGAGGGAGATCCCAGTTTGTCGCGCTCAAGGCCAGGGTTCCTTTCCTCGATGTCAACCAGGAAAGACGATTTGCCTTTGCGGGTTACAAGGGCATGGTGACTCTGGTCTCCGAGCTCCATCGCACCATTACCAACCCGATTTTCCAGACGCTCAAGAATCCGGCTCCGTGGTCCCCCGGCTGCCGGACCACACCGCTGGTGTAGGGCAAGGAGAAGATGATGACCACGACAGAAAAACCAGGAGAAAACATCCAGACGCCAACGGAATTCGTGTCGGAAAACCCTCTCAAGATGAGTTCTCCCCTCGGAGGGGCCCTTTTCTTTCTCGGACTCGACCGGAGCCTGCCGGTCTTCCACGGATCACAAGGATGCACCTCTTTCGCGCTGGTTCTGCTTGGACGTCATTTCAAGGAATCCATCCCCCTCCAGACCACAGCGATGAGCGAGGTCACGACGGTTCTCGGAGGCGGCGACAACATACAGGCGGCGATTCTCAAGATTCTTGAGAAAGGAAAGCCGGGTGTCATCGGGATCTGCTCCACCGGTCTCACCGAAACAAAAGGCGAAGACATCGTCGGGGAGGTCGCCCTGTTCCGGAAAAAACATCCGGAGCACGACGATGTTCCACTGGTGGCGGTGTCGACTCCCGACTTCCGCGGCTCCCATGAAGACGGTTTCAGGGATGCCATGATCCGGACGATCGAGGAGCTGGTGGTCACCGGAGAGAAGACCATCAAGAACCAGATCAATGTCCTGGCGGGATCCCACCTCACGGTGGCCGATATCGATTATCTCCGGGACGTTCTGAATGACTTCGGATTTTCTCCGATCTTCCTTCCGGATCTCTCCCGCTCTCTCGACGGGATTATCCCGGACAATTTCGAACCGGTTTCCATGGGGGGAACAACCGTTGAAGAGATCCGGAAGATGGGCTCTTCAGAACACACCCTGGTGATCGGTGAGTCTCTCCGGGGAGCCGGGGAGGCTCTGTTGAAAAAAAGCGGTATCCCCTATGTCGTGGTCAACCGCTTGATGGGAATCAACGCCTTCGACCGTTTTCTGGTCACTCTCAAAAACCTTTCCGGACGGGACTATCCGGAAGGGCTCAAGCGGGAAAGGAACCGTCTGACCGACTCCATGCTCGACGCCCACTTCTATCTGGGAGGCGTCAAGGTGGCCATGGGTCTTGAACCCGACCACCTGTTCGATCTGGCTCATTTTTTGACAGAAAACGGAATGGAGATGGTCGGATCGGTAACCACAACCACCTCCACTCTTCTCCCCAAGACACCAGGACCGAAACCGGTCATTGGAGATCTTGGAACGCTGGAACGCCAGGCCAGATCCGCAAACGCGGGTCTTTTGGTGACCCATTCCCATGGCCGCCAGGGGGCAAGCCGACTCAATATCCCCCTTTTCCGGGTGGGATTCCCCATCTTTGACCGGCTCGGGGCGACCCACCGACTTTTCGTGGGGTATCGGGGAGCGATGGAAACATTATTTCGCCTGTCCAACATGATGTGGTCGAGAGATCCGGAAAACCAGCCCGACACCTGGTACCCCGAAGTCGGGGAAAAGACCCCAATCGTCTTCGGGGACGTTGACCCGGAGGAATTTGTTCCCGTGACCTTTCAGGGACTCAATGAAAGAAGTGAAGGAGGACGTCCGTGAAGATAGCTTTTGCGACCCAGGACATGGAAACCGTCGATGCTCACTTCGGATGGGCCAAGAATATCGCCATTTACGATCTCGAGCCGGATTCTTTCAACCTCTCCCATGTGGCCTCCTTTGAATCCAATCTGGCCGAGGACGGAAACGAGGACAAGCTGGTTCCGAAGATCGATGCATTGAAAGGTTGCGCCATCTTGTATGTGGCGGCCATCGGGGGATCAGGCGCTGCCCGCGTTGTCGCCCAGAAAGTACACCCGATCAAGGTCGAAAAGCCCGAAAAGATTACCGATCTTCTTGAAAAACTCAGACTTCTCATCAATGGCACACCGCCACCTTGGATGAGAAAGATTCTCCGTGACAAGGGAGAAAAACAGGCCGACTTTCTCGAAGACTGACAGAGCAGGTCAGAACGGAAAGATCCTTTCGACAACAGATCATTCCAATCCAAAAATAGCGGGAGACACTCCATGACCAATACAGAATCGACACAGGCAGCATCAGAACAGTTTTTCAAGGATCTCGCCCTGCAGTTCCGCTCCCATGACGGCTTCGGCGCCTGGGACAAGCTGACCGACGAGCAGGTTTTGAAACCGTTCATTCTCGATGCCGAAGCCAGACGCGCGATTCCCATCATCGGCGACCCGGATCCGGACATTCTCTGGAGGCTCGAAATCTTTTACAACACGATCGCCCTGTCCATCGAAAAAAGGACAGGAGTGATGGTCACCCCGATGATGAAGATGTCCCACGAGGGATTTGGCCGTATGGTCCTGATCGGCGGACGTCTCGTCGTCGTGAACAAGAATCTCAGGGATGTGCACCGGTTCGGGTTCGCATCCAGGGAGAAGCTCCTGGAAGAAGCAGAAAAGCTGATCACCCAGGGGACGGAAATGATCGAGAAATTCAAAGAGGCAGCAACATTCGGATAAAGAAAAAGGCTAACCGGTCCCGCGAAAGGGACAAAGGGGGAGACGATGGATTCCAAGGACATGAATTTTCTGAAGATGATTCAAGAACCGGAAACAGAAGCGTCAGGGTGTTCGGAGACATCGACCTGTGGCAGCTCGGGAGGTCCGGCCGACATGGATCCCGAAGTCTGGAACAAGGTCAAGAATCATCCCTGCTACAGCGAGGAAGCGCATCACTTTTACGCCCGTATGCATGTGGCCGTCGCGCCGGCCTGCAACATCCAGTGCAACTACTGTAACCGCAAATACGATTGTTCCAACGAATCCAGGCCCGGCGTGGTTTCAGAGCGCCTTACACCGGAACTCGCGGCCAAGAAGGTTCTCGCCGTCGCATCGGAAATCCATCAGATGACGGTCGTCGGCATCGCCGGAGCGGGGGACTCCCTTGCCAATCCGGACAAGACATTCAAGACCTTCGAACTGATCTCGAAGGCGGCACCTGACATCAAGCTCTGCCTTTCGACCAACGGACTGGCTCTTCCCGACATGGTCGACAGGATCGCCGACTACAACGTCGACCATGTCACCGTCACCATCAATATGGTCGACCCTGAAGTGGGCGAGCAGATCTATCCCTGGATCTACTTCAACAAGAAACGCTGGAGAGGGCGCGACGCGGCAAAGATTCTCTCCGAAAGACAGCTTTTGGGTCTCGAGATGCTCACGGCCAGAAAGATTCTGGTGAAGGTGAATTCCGTGATGATTCCCGGTGTCAACGACGAGCACCTGAAAGATGTGAACCGTGAAGTCAAAAGACGGGGCGCTTTCCTCCACAACATCATGCCCCTTATCTCCGAGCCGGAGCATGGAACATTCTACGGCTTGAACGGACAGCGGGGACCCACGGCGGAAGAACTGAAACATCTCCAGGATTCCTGCGAAGGGGAGATGAACATGATGCGCCATTGCCGCCAGTGCCGGGCCGATGCCGTTGGCCTTCTCGGTGAGGACCGTTCCGCCGAATTCACCAATGAAAAAATTGAGGCCATCGAAATCGCAGATGTCCAGTACGACCTCGCAGCCCGCGAAGAATACCGGGACAAGGTGGAAAACATCCGGGAAACGGAGCGAAGGATCAAGGAAATGATCGTCTCGGGACTTGGACAAAACAAGGATCTCGAAAAAGCCCCACCCATCCTTGTCGCGGTCGCGACCCAGGGGGGCGGTGAGATCAACCAGCATTTCGGCCATGCCCGGGAATTCCAGGTCTATGAGGTCGATGCCAATGAAGCCAAATTTGTGGGACATCGCCGGGTCGACCTTTACTGCGAGGGAGGTTTTGGGGAGGAAGATTCACTGACAAGAATCACCGAAGCCCTCTCCGATTGTGTCGCCGTCATGTGCGCAAAAATCGGCGGATGCCCTAAAAAGACGCTGGAAGAAGCCAACATTCTCGGAATCGACAAATTTGCGTTCCAGTCGATCAAACCGGCCCTCCTCAACTATTTCAAGGAATATGTCGAGGGTGTCAAGTCGGGAGCGATCACTCCCAAAGAGGTCACAAGCCAGACAAAGATCAGGTCGGGAGCCTATACCGCTCCTGCTGGTAGTCCAATCACAATCCTGTCGTAAGGAGGGGGCAGATGGCTTACACAATCGTTCTCGAAAACTGTACGGGGTGCTCGATCTGTGAGCTGGCGTGTCCCAACAGCGCCATTTTCTCAAACGACGATGGCCTCTACCAGATCGACCCTGACCTGTGCACAGAGTGTGTCGGTCATTTCGATGAGGCCCAGTGTAACGTCGTCTGTCCGATAGAACTGACATGCATTCCCGATCCTGCCATTGTGGAGGATCGGGAACTGCTCATGGCCAGGAAGATCAAGCTGCACGGATCTTGAGGCGAAGCTTTCTTTGTTCATTCTGAAAAAAGGAGAACCACCGTGGGCGTTACAGTGACAGAAAAGGCAAGTGTCTATCTTCGAAGGATGATCCAGTTCAACGGAGGCAACAGCCGGTCGGGAATCCGTCTGATCGTCAAGCCGGGAGGATGTTCAGGCTACTCCTACGACATGGAACTCGCCGACACGACCCTGCCAAGCGACCATGTCTTTCCCGGACCGGGATTTTCCGTTCACATTCCAAACGAATGTCTGCCTCTCGTCGATGGCTGCGAAATCGATTTTGAGGACAACATGATGAGCACGTCCCTTGTTTTTAAAAATCCCAACGCAACCAGTTCCTGCGGTTGCGGAACATCGTTCAATGTCGAGGGAGGACCAGCTCCTGCCGAAGGAGGGTGCTCCAAAAAAGGACCCGAGAATACGGCAGGCTGAAGATGTCGGACATGCTCCTTGATTCCTGGGAAGAAGCGGCCGGAGCCGCCATTCTTCTAGCTCCTCCTGAAGCGGTGGCCCTTCTCAGATCGGCAGCGATGGCCTATCTGGATACGGAGCTCGCCCTCGAATACCTGAAGGAGGCGGACAGGCTTTACGGGGACTCCATACCGGTTGTGGTCGGAATCTACAAGTTCCACTTTTACAAGGGAATGCTCAGGGAAGCGATCCCTTATGCGCTGAAAGCGGCCCGGATCATGGGTGACCGTCTCGGACTTCCCGATTCTTTTGAACAGGTCAGACCGGAAGATGCGGCTTTTTCAGAATACGAACAGGAACCAAGGTTCTACATGTTCGCCATGAAGGCGGCGGGATACCTCCACGCCCGGCTTGGAGAAATGGAAAAGGCTCTTGAAATCCTCCGAAAGGTCCAGGAGCTGGATTCCCGGGACCGGATGGGAATCACCCGCCTGATCGGGGTGATTGAAAATGGAGGAAAGGAGGAGGAGGAATGAAAAATCAAAAGACAGACCGTTCATTCAGGATCGATTCTCCTGTCTCCCCTCTCCCTTCCGGAGGGAACGTTTCCTGCCAGAACGAATGCGCCTCCTGTCCGGTCTTTCCCTTCCGGATGGAAACTCTTTGCGACCCGGGGCGCTCCTGTGTCAGGACGACCTACGCCAGACACATTGAACGTTTTTTCCGGACCAATCCGTCCTGGGCGGAAAGATTCTGGCAAGACCCTTATTTTGAGGTTCGGGCGATCGTGACCCGCTACCTTCCACAAAAGATTTTAAAGCGTTTGATCGAAGACCCGGATGAAACAGTCCGTATGAATGTGGCTCTTTTCATGGAATCCAGAGACCTTATCCGGATGATCGCTGACCCCGATCGAGAGGTCAGGATCCGGGTCGCGGCAAGGATTCCGGTTTCACTTCTTCCGATGATGCTTTTTGATCCGGACTACTATGTCCGTCTTCAGGTCGCCCTGCGGGTTCGTCCCGACAGCCTGTTCTCCCTGATGGAGGACAGCGATGCCGAGGTTCGCAGGGTTGTGGCGGCGAGAATTCCCTCCCCGCACCACCTGAAGCTCAAAGATGATCCGGATCCCCTTGTCCGGATAGCGGTTCTGGAGCGCCTGAGCCCTGAACTCTGGATGGATGCGACGGAAGACAATGATATCCGGGTGCGATTCTGGCTCGCGGAACGCGCATTGGGGACCGTCCTCCTAAAAATGGCCGCGGATCCTGATTCGTTTATCAAAGACATCGCGAATGGCCGGTTAAAACAGTTGGAAACAGCATCGGAAAGGGTCGCGTCATGAACATTCAAAAACCGTCTTTTATCGATCTTGATTCCTCGGCAACGACACCCGTATCTCCCGGAGTCCTTGAATCCATGATTCCCTATTTCCGGGAAGATTACGGAAATCCATCAAGCCCATATCCCCTGGGAGAGAGAGCCAAGGAAGCGGTCTCCCAGGCAAGGGAAAAACTTGCATGGCTTCTTTCGGCCCAGTCGCGGGAGATCCTTTTCACAAGCGGAGGAACAGAGTCCAACCAGACGGCGGTCAGGGGAGCCCTCTCGGCAAGACCCGGAAAAAAGGAAATCCTGATCAGTTCGATCGAACACTCCTCCATTCTCGGACTCGCTCCTTTTCTGGAGAAGGAAGGGTACAAGGTCACGCTCCTTCCCGTGAACCCATGTGGCCGAATCGAACCTGAAACGGTGAGAAACGCCCTTTCCGAAAATACAGCCCTGGTTTCCGTCATGTGGGTCAATAACGAAACAGGTGCGATCCAGCCGATCGAGGAAATCGTGGCCGATGCCCACAAGGCGGGTGCCCTTGTTCACACGGACGCCGTCGCAGCGACAGGAAAGGTCCCCATTGATCTCTCAAAGGTCCGGGTGGACTCCCTCTCCATGTCTTCCCACAAGATTTATGGACCCAAGGGAATCGGCGCCCTCTTTCTCCGCAAAGGAGAAACGTTCTCCTCTCTCATGCCGGGCTCGCAGGAAAGAAAACGACGGGGAGGAACGGAAAACGTCCCGGGAATCGTCGGACTGGGATATGCAGCGGTGGAGGCGGCCGAATTTCTCCAGAACAGTATCGCAAAAATAACCCTTCTCAGGGATCACCTTGAGGAATCCCTGATGGACTATTTTCCTTTTATCCGGAGAAATGGCCCGAAAGAACCATCTTTTAGGGCTCCCCATATCACGAATCTGGGATTTTTGGGCATTGCCGCGGAAAAACTCCTTATGGATCTGGTCCGGGAAGGGATCTACGTGTCAATGGGCTCGGCCTGCTCCTCCGGATCGATCGACCCCTCCCATGTCCTGACCGCAATGGGGC
Encoded proteins:
- the nifK gene encoding nitrogenase molybdenum-iron protein subunit beta, which produces MSQNPKHVLDHFNLFREPEYVEMFENKKKNFENPHPEDEVSRIIEWTKTEEYKELNFNRDSLTVNPAKACQPLGAVFLALGFENTLPFVHGSQGCVAYYRSHLSRHFKEPTSCVSSSMTEDAAVFGGLNNMIDGLANAYAMYKPKMIAVSTTCMAEVIGDDLNAFIKTSKEKGSVPEEYDVPFAHTPAFVGSHITGYDNALKGIMEHFWAKKERTENETINIVMGFDGYAVGNIRELKRVLKEMGIKAIILSDTSDVFDTPTDGTFRMYMGGTTLEEAKEALHSKATVSFQEFNTPKSLEYAQSLGQKTMAFQYPIGVRATDRWLMALSELTGKEIPESIKLERGRLVDAVADSTSHIHGKKFALYGDPDQMLGLSEFLMELGAEPVHVLATNGGKDWEEKMNALFATSPFGAGCHAYPGRDLWHMRSLLFTEPVDFLIGNTYGKYLERDTGTPLLRIGFPIFDRHHHHRYPTVGYQGAMNVLVKILDKIFDEIDKNTNVPSKTDYSYDIIR
- the nifX gene encoding nitrogen fixation protein NifX gives rise to the protein MKIAFATQDMETVDAHFGWAKNIAIYDLEPDSFNLSHVASFESNLAEDGNEDKLVPKIDALKGCAILYVAAIGGSGAARVVAQKVHPIKVEKPEKITDLLEKLRLLINGTPPPWMRKILRDKGEKQADFLED
- the nifB gene encoding nitrogenase cofactor biosynthesis protein NifB, whose product is MDSKDMNFLKMIQEPETEASGCSETSTCGSSGGPADMDPEVWNKVKNHPCYSEEAHHFYARMHVAVAPACNIQCNYCNRKYDCSNESRPGVVSERLTPELAAKKVLAVASEIHQMTVVGIAGAGDSLANPDKTFKTFELISKAAPDIKLCLSTNGLALPDMVDRIADYNVDHVTVTINMVDPEVGEQIYPWIYFNKKRWRGRDAAKILSERQLLGLEMLTARKILVKVNSVMIPGVNDEHLKDVNREVKRRGAFLHNIMPLISEPEHGTFYGLNGQRGPTAEELKHLQDSCEGEMNMMRHCRQCRADAVGLLGEDRSAEFTNEKIEAIEIADVQYDLAAREEYRDKVENIRETERRIKEMIVSGLGQNKDLEKAPPILVAVATQGGGEINQHFGHAREFQVYEVDANEAKFVGHRRVDLYCEGGFGEEDSLTRITEALSDCVAVMCAKIGGCPKKTLEEANILGIDKFAFQSIKPALLNYFKEYVEGVKSGAITPKEVTSQTKIRSGAYTAPAGSPITILS
- the nifN gene encoding nitrogenase iron-molybdenum cofactor biosynthesis protein NifN encodes the protein MTTTEKPGENIQTPTEFVSENPLKMSSPLGGALFFLGLDRSLPVFHGSQGCTSFALVLLGRHFKESIPLQTTAMSEVTTVLGGGDNIQAAILKILEKGKPGVIGICSTGLTETKGEDIVGEVALFRKKHPEHDDVPLVAVSTPDFRGSHEDGFRDAMIRTIEELVVTGEKTIKNQINVLAGSHLTVADIDYLRDVLNDFGFSPIFLPDLSRSLDGIIPDNFEPVSMGGTTVEEIRKMGSSEHTLVIGESLRGAGEALLKKSGIPYVVVNRLMGINAFDRFLVTLKNLSGRDYPEGLKRERNRLTDSMLDAHFYLGGVKVAMGLEPDHLFDLAHFLTENGMEMVGSVTTTTSTLLPKTPGPKPVIGDLGTLERQARSANAGLLVTHSHGRQGASRLNIPLFRVGFPIFDRLGATHRLFVGYRGAMETLFRLSNMMWSRDPENQPDTWYPEVGEKTPIVFGDVDPEEFVPVTFQGLNERSEGGRP
- the nifE gene encoding nitrogenase iron-molybdenum cofactor biosynthesis protein NifE, which encodes MLNQKVQEVFEEPACGHNKAKSEKDRKKGCTKVATPGAAAGGCAFDGAKIALQPIVDAAHLVHGPIACEGNSWDNRSALSSGSRLYRTGFTTDMNEMDVIYGGEKHLFKAIRQIIERFDPPAVFLYQTCVPAIIGDDIEAVAKAATEKFGKPVIPVNAPGFVGGKNLGNKLAGEALLDYVIGTMEPETTTPTDLNIIGEYNLSGELWQVSPLLDRLGIRVSACISGDARYREVASSHRARAAMLVCSKAMINIASKMEERYQIPWFEGSFYGISDMSTSLRNISRLLVDRGAPSDLIERTEDLIVSEEKEAWAAIERFRPGLEGKRALLITGGVKSWSVVSALMEAGLVVVGTSVKKSTKEDKERITELMGEDAHMIDTMTPREMYRMLKDAEADILMAGGRSQFVALKARVPFLDVNQERRFAFAGYKGMVTLVSELHRTITNPIFQTLKNPAPWSPGCRTTPLV
- the nifH gene encoding nitrogenase iron protein; the protein is MRQIAFYGKGGIGKSTTSQNTLAALSEMGKKILIVGCDPKADSTRLILHEKAQNTVLSLAAEAGTVEDLEIEDVMKVGFRDIRCVESGGPEPGVGCAGRGVITSINFLEENGAYEGVDYVSYDVLGDVVCGGFAMPIRENKAQEIYIVTSGEMMAMYAANNIAKGILKYANSGGVRLGGLVCNERQTDREYELIEALAKRLNTQLIHFVPRNNIVQHAELRRMTVLEFAPESSQAEEYRQLAKKIDANAGKGTIPTPITMDDLEELLMDFGIMKTVDESLIGKKVDEVAIA
- a CDS encoding NifX-associated nitrogen fixation protein, which translates into the protein MTNTESTQAASEQFFKDLALQFRSHDGFGAWDKLTDEQVLKPFILDAEARRAIPIIGDPDPDILWRLEIFYNTIALSIEKRTGVMVTPMMKMSHEGFGRMVLIGGRLVVVNKNLRDVHRFGFASREKLLEEAEKLITQGTEMIEKFKEAATFG
- the nifD gene encoding nitrogenase molybdenum-iron protein alpha chain, producing the protein MSNNIEEAKKIIEEVLSVYPEKTRKKREKHLNVFEEGKPDCGVKSNIKTVPGVMTIRGCAYAGSKGVVWGPIKDMIHISHGPVGCGQYSWAARRNYYIGTTGVDSFVTMQFTSDFQEKDIVFGGDKKLEKIIDEIEVLFPLNNGITIQSECPIGLIGDDIEAVSKKKSKEHNGKTIVPVRCEGFRGVSQSLGHHIANDTIRDWVFDKKTGKPIETTPYDVAIIGDYNIGGDAWSSRILLEEMGLRVVAQWSGDGSIEELINTPKVKLNVLHCYRSMNYISRHMEEKYGIPWVEYNFFGPSKIAESLRKIAAFFDDTIKENAEKVIAKYEALTKATIEKYKPRLADKTVMLFVGGLRPRHVIGAYEDLGMNVIGTGYEFGHNDDYQRTTHYVKDGTIIYDDVTGYEFEKFVEALKPDLVASGIKEKYVFQKMGYPFRQMHSWDYSGPYHGYDGFTIFARDMDMAINNPVWQMAKAPF